The segment TTTTATCTCCTTCATCTACAAGTGGTGATGGCATAACCATTGAAGAATACAGAACAATGGTTTCCGCATTGTCAAGATACTCTTGGGAGAGTTGTTTAAGTTTTTGAGTATCTATGGTTTCTCCACCATTATCTGGACTTAAATTTAACCACCATATAGCACTTTCTCCCCTACATTTAGCATAAGCCCCATATTTTATTGCTTCAATTGGAGAATTGCTATAGTAACTTTTCCAAGCACTATCGAGGAAGTTTTCACCTTCAAATATTCTATTCTTTGCTGCAATTACAAATTCTATATTATTTTTTGTTATTTTATGGCTGTTTATGATTTCTTTTTTATGTTCCAAGTCATTTTGAATGTTCAGTAGGTATTTTTTTACATCTTCTCCATTAAAATAATCGATCGTAGCATCTATGGTTTCAAGTTTTATGATTGCATTGAATCCACTACATGTTGATGCGTAATATTTCCCGTCCATATATTGACTATCTTCCTTTTTTATTAAATCTTCTGCTTCTTTCAATTCATTTTCCAAAGAATTTTGGTATTCATATCCGAAATAGTTGTTTTTTAATTTTTCTTCAACCTCTGCGTATTTCTCTTTTGATTTTTTTAGTATGTCTGTTGCAAGTACCCTCATGGATTTTGTGTACTTCTCTTCAATAATTGGGTTTGGACTGTATGTTTTCTTTTTTAGTTTGTGATTTGTGAAGTAGTAGAGGGCATCGTATATACTCTCTATCTCAATAACATTAATTCCCAATTTTTTACCAAACTCTACAGCATCAACAGTTTTGCCATCACGATTAACATATCTTTCCCCTTTAGGAATCAAGAAATAATTGCATCCACATTCTTTTGCTGCCTCAATTTTCTCTAAAATCCCACCAACTGGACCTATACTCCCATCAGGGTTTATCATTCCAGTCATCATGACGTTTTTATTCAAACTCCAATTGTTCAATTCAGCAATTGTTGCAACACATAAAGTTGCCCCAGCAGAAGGTCCTCCAACTATTGGCACATCAGATCTAACTATATAATAGACATTGTAATCCTTCACATTCTTTCCAGCAATGTCAAATGCTACTTTACTTGCAATTCTTGCAGAACCTTGCATATCCAACTGGGTTAAAGGCATAGTATCCATAAAAACATGCCCATCTCCCTTTGTTACGATAACCTCAATATTTACTGGAACTCCTTTGTAGCCATAATCCGTCTGTGCAACTGCTGGTGC is part of the Methanotorris formicicus Mc-S-70 genome and harbors:
- a CDS encoding S16 family serine protease; this encodes MKNTFKLLIISVLFTLMMQSFAISITAPAVAQTDYGYKGVPVNIEVIVTKGDGHVFMDTMPLTQLDMQGSARIASKVAFDIAGKNVKDYNVYYIVRSDVPIVGGPSAGATLCVATIAELNNWSLNKNVMMTGMINPDGSIGPVGGILEKIEAAKECGCNYFLIPKGERYVNRDGKTVDAVEFGKKLGINVIEIESIYDALYYFTNHKLKKKTYSPNPIIEEKYTKSMRVLATDILKKSKEKYAEVEEKLKNNYFGYEYQNSLENELKEAEDLIKKEDSQYMDGKYYASTCSGFNAIIKLETIDATIDYFNGEDVKKYLLNIQNDLEHKKEIINSHKITKNNIEFVIAAKNRIFEGENFLDSAWKSYYSNSPIEAIKYGAYAKCRGESAIWWLNLSPDNGGETIDTQKLKQLSQEYLDNAETIVLYSSMVMPSPLVDEGDKKLNYAKKAYNERDYLLTISNSIDASVLATTSLEFMNDYNYLRNLAREKINIAESYGILPMSALGYYEYAESLNDTISKIMYYKYATSYAQMDIDILKAISYISMDETENTTSYYNNSNHNKEKPQFEKTEPINTLNVKNTFINITYLVVGLICGLFGGYYLRNK